The window ATAACATATCAGACTGACTAATAGCCGATTGAAGGGTATTTACACGTGTAGACAATTGTGTATTTTGCTCTTCTATTTTTTCAATTTTCACGAGAGCGTCGGCCACTTCGGCAGTGGCTACCAACACCGACTGTCTGAAATTAATAACCGCTTTTTCTCGTTGAATCGTCGCTACATCATATTGTGTTTTGAGTCTTTTACCATTAATTAATGGCTGAGTTAGGCCACCAGCTACAGTACCAAACAAAGACGTAGGAATACTAAACCAATTGCTAGCTTCAAAGGCATTGACACCACCCGCAGCCGTAATAGTAAGGGAAGGATACAAACTTGCTTTGGCTATCCCAACTTTGGCATTGGCATCTTGCAAGGCCAGCTCTGCACTTTTAACATCGGGGCGATGGCTCACCAAAGCCGAAGGTACACCTACTGCCAACGAATTTTGTGATTGGATAGCTTGTAAAAGCGTTTTTCGTTCAAAAGATTTTGGAAAAGAACCTGTCAATACACTCAAGGCATTTTCCTGAATAATGATATTTTGTTCCAGTTGTGGAATCAATTGTGCCGCTACCAACCGCTGTGCTTCGGCCTGTTGTTTGGCCAAAATGGTGACTTGTCCTGCCTCAAATTGTAATTGGATAATCGCCAGGGTTTTATCGTTTAGTACCAAATTTTTCTTGGCAATTTCGAGCTGTGCATCCAACATTAACAAGGCATAAAACCCTTTTGAAACAGCCGCAACAAGGGTTGTTTGTAGAGCCTTTTTGATTTCATCCGACTGAGCATACAGTATCAACGCACTTTTTTGTTGATTTTTGATTTTTCCCCAAATATCGGCCTCCCACGATATATTGGCAGCAGCTGTAAAATCTTCTATGTGTTTTTTACCTAGAAATTGATTCAAACTAATACCATTCAAACTATTATTGGAAGGATTGGTGGTAGTGCTATTAAGCTGAAAATTGAGGTTGGGAATATTGGCCCATTTGGCCTGCTGCAACTGTCGTTGGGCAATATCAATATTCTTTTGGGCAATTAACAAATCATTGTTGCGAACAATAGCACTGTCTATTAATTGTTGGAGTGCTTGGGTAGTAAAAAACGATTTCCACGCAATATCAGCTACCGAAGTACTATCGGATTGAGTTGCGGCTCCTCGATAAGCCGTTGGAATGGCATTTTGAGGAATGGCAAGGTCTTTGGACACTTGACAAGCATTAACTACCACCCATACCATAGCTAGGGCAAAATAGTGTTTTATAGGACTTTTCATGATTTTCTGGATTATACTTCTGCCAGTACTTCTTCAACAACAAGTGCTGGTCTTGGAGAAACTTTTTCGTGCAAATACTGAAATATGACAAACAACACAGGAATAATAAATAAACCTAAAATTACCCCTGTAACCATACCTCCAGCAGCACCAATACTAATAGAGTGATTGCCCTGAGCCGAAGGTCCTTGTACGCCCATCATTGGTACAAGCCCCACCACAAATGCCAACGAGGTCATAATGATAGGTCTTAAACGAAGGCGGGCGGCTTCTAAGGCCGATGCCTTCAATGATTTGCCTGAGGCTCTTCTTTGTAAGGCAAATTCTACAATCAAAATAGCATTTTTGGCCAACAAACCTATCAACATTACCAAGGCTACTTGTACATAAATATTGTTTTCGATACCTTTTAAGCCAATAGCTGCAAATACACCGAATATCCCCGTTGGAATAGACAGAATCACGGCGAAAGGAAGAATATAACTTTCGTACTGAGCTGATAATAAGAAATATATGAACAATAACGATAAAAGGAATATCACTGTAGATTGTCCGCCCGAAGAAAGTTCTTCTTTGGTCATACCCGAAAACTCAAACGAATAACCTGTTGGTAAATGTTTTTCGGCCACTTCTTCTACAGCACGGATGGCATCGCCCGAGCTATATCCAGGCTTGGCAATAGCATTGACCCCGATAGAATTAAAAAGGTTATACCGAGAAGCTGTTTCGGGGCCATATACTCGTTTTAGGGTAACAAGGGTATTAATTGGCACCATATCGCCCAAACGGTTTTTTACATAAATACCGTCCATTGCTCCGATTTCGGTACGAGCGTTTTTGTCTGCCTGAACCATTACTCTGTAATATTTCCCAAATCGATTAAAATCTGAGGCCTGCGAACTACCAAAATAGGTCTGCATAGTCTGAAGAATATCTCTTACATTTACGCTTAGTTGTTCGGCTTTTACCTCATCTACCTGCATGTCGTACTGAGGATAATCGGCCTTGAAAGAAGTAAATGCAATGGCTATTTCTTCACGCTTCATAAGCTCTCCGATAAACTTATTGCCTACCTCACTAAACTTGGTTAGGCTACTTCCTGTTTTGTCTTGTAGCACAATATCCAACCCATCGACATTACTAAAACCTGGCACTGTTGGGAAGGTAAATACAAAGAAATTGGCTCCTTTAATATTAGCTAACTTGCCTCGAACCTCGTTCATAATAGCATTAATATCAGTCACTTGACCTCTTTCTTTGGCAGGCTTGAGCAATACAAAAGCTACCCCCGACGACGGGCTTGATGACTGGGTAAGGATATTGAACCCCGATAGCCCCATCAATGTTCGCTTAGATTCCATAGTAGCCAAAGCTGTTTCGGCTTCATGAATTACTTGAGTGGTTCTGTCGAGCGAAGCACCTGCTGGCATCGACAAAGATATTGCTATAAAACCTTGGTCTTCAGACGGTATAAAGCCTGTTGGTGTTTTTTTGACCATCCACACGGTACTAGCAATTACAATCAATAAACCCGTAATACTTACTAATTTATGGTTAATCAAAAAGCGTAGGCTGTTGGTATATTTATGGGTTAGTTTATCAAAACCACGGTTGAAACCTGCAAAAAACTTGTCTTTAAACGACGCTCGTGACGTTGGATAAGCATGACCTGTATGTGTATTTTTCAAGAATAAAGCAGCCAAAGCGGGACTCAAAGTAAGAGCATTGATAGCCGAAATAATAATAGCAATAGCCAATGTAAAAGCAAATTGACGATAAAAAACCCCCGTAGAACCTTCCATAAAACCTACAGGAAGAAACACCGCCGACATCACAAGCGTAATCGAAATAATAGCTCCTGTAATTTCGCTCATAGCCGAAGTTGTGGCGGCCTTTGGCGGAAGGTGTCGATGTTCCATTTTGGCGTGTACAGCTTCTACTACTACAATGGCATCATCAACAACAATTCCGATAGCCAACACCAAGGCAAATAGCGTGAGTAAGTTGATAGAAAAACCAAATAGTGACATAAAAAAGAATGTTCCTAAAATGGCTACAGGTACAGCAATAGCTGGAATCAACGTAGAACGAAAATCTTGCAAAAAGATAAATACTACCAAAAATACCAGAATAAAGGCTTCTACCAAGGTAGATATTACTTGATGAATAGATTGATCGAGCGAGTCTTTGGTATTATACAGGGTTAAGTATTTTACGCCTTTCGGAAAATCTTTTGAAGCCTTTTCCATCAATTTAGCAATTGCTATTTGAATTTCGTTGGCATTTGACCCAGCTAGCTGCATGGTAGCAATATTGATACCAGCCTTGCCATTGACACGGGTAAAATTACCGTAGGTATAAGCCCCAAATTCTATTTTTGCAACATCTTTCAATCGCAATACCGAGCCATCGGCATTTGAGCGAATAATAATATTTTCATAT is drawn from Flectobacillus major DSM 103 and contains these coding sequences:
- a CDS encoding efflux transporter outer membrane subunit, which translates into the protein MKSPIKHYFALAMVWVVVNACQVSKDLAIPQNAIPTAYRGAATQSDSTSVADIAWKSFFTTQALQQLIDSAIVRNNDLLIAQKNIDIAQRQLQQAKWANIPNLNFQLNSTTTNPSNNSLNGISLNQFLGKKHIEDFTAAANISWEADIWGKIKNQQKSALILYAQSDEIKKALQTTLVAAVSKGFYALLMLDAQLEIAKKNLVLNDKTLAIIQLQFEAGQVTILAKQQAEAQRLVAAQLIPQLEQNIIIQENALSVLTGSFPKSFERKTLLQAIQSQNSLAVGVPSALVSHRPDVKSAELALQDANAKVGIAKASLYPSLTITAAGGVNAFEASNWFSIPTSLFGTVAGGLTQPLINGKRLKTQYDVATIQREKAVINFRQSVLVATAEVADALVKIEKIEEQNTQLSTRVNTLQSAISQSDMLFKNGMATYLEVIIAQGNLLQSELELVSLKKARLDADIDLYRSLGGGWK
- a CDS encoding efflux RND transporter permease subunit, with the translated sequence MFKKFIDRPVLATVISILLVIVGVLGLSKLPLQQFPDIAPPAVQVIALYPGANAETVLRAVAPSLEESINGVENMSYMSSTASNDGSLVITVFFKLGTDPDQAAVNVQNRVSQATSQLPSEVVQAGITTAKQQNSLIMVVDMYSEDEKTYDQTFLANYAQINIIPAIKRIPGVGQSIIFGGNKDYSMRVWLNPSQMASYNLTPKEVMSAIQDKNLEAAPGKFGESSKQSFEYVIKYKGKLNKPSEYENIIIRSNADGSVLRLKDVAKIEFGAYTYGNFTRVNGKAGINIATMQLAGSNANEIQIAIAKLMEKASKDFPKGVKYLTLYNTKDSLDQSIHQVISTLVEAFILVFLVVFIFLQDFRSTLIPAIAVPVAILGTFFFMSLFGFSINLLTLFALVLAIGIVVDDAIVVVEAVHAKMEHRHLPPKAATTSAMSEITGAIISITLVMSAVFLPVGFMEGSTGVFYRQFAFTLAIAIIISAINALTLSPALAALFLKNTHTGHAYPTSRASFKDKFFAGFNRGFDKLTHKYTNSLRFLINHKLVSITGLLIVIASTVWMVKKTPTGFIPSEDQGFIAISLSMPAGASLDRTTQVIHEAETALATMESKRTLMGLSGFNILTQSSSPSSGVAFVLLKPAKERGQVTDINAIMNEVRGKLANIKGANFFVFTFPTVPGFSNVDGLDIVLQDKTGSSLTKFSEVGNKFIGELMKREEIAIAFTSFKADYPQYDMQVDEVKAEQLSVNVRDILQTMQTYFGSSQASDFNRFGKYYRVMVQADKNARTEIGAMDGIYVKNRLGDMVPINTLVTLKRVYGPETASRYNLFNSIGVNAIAKPGYSSGDAIRAVEEVAEKHLPTGYSFEFSGMTKEELSSGGQSTVIFLLSLLFIYFLLSAQYESYILPFAVILSIPTGIFGVFAAIGLKGIENNIYVQVALVMLIGLLAKNAILIVEFALQRRASGKSLKASALEAARLRLRPIIMTSLAFVVGLVPMMGVQGPSAQGNHSISIGAAGGMVTGVILGLFIIPVLFVIFQYLHEKVSPRPALVVEEVLAEV